In Paenibacillus durus, the DNA window TATATGATCATTTTGTATACCGCGCTGCTGTCCATCCCTTCCGATATCGAGGAGGCGGCGAGAATTGACGGGGCTTCTTCCTGGGACCTGTTCTGGTCGATTAAAATGCCGCTGATCAAGCCGGTGCTGACGGTTTCGATCATTATGGCTACTACCGGCGCGCTAAAAGGGTTCGATATCCCGTATCTCATGACGAACGGGGGACCGGGCCGGGTGACGGAGCTGCTGCCGACTTATATGTACAAAACTGCTTTCTCCAGTCTGGACTTCGGCTACGGCAGCGCGATGGCCGTATTTATCGTCATAGAAAGCCTCATTGCCGTCGCCTTTATCAGACGGATGATGGAGAGTAAGGAGACCTGACAATGAACTATTCCCGCTATTCCAAGGCGATTCTTGCGATCATTTCTTTCGCTTTGCTTATCATTCAAGTGTATCCGCTCGTATGGGTGTTCATCTCCAGTTTCAAGGCGCCCACCGATTTTTCAAGCAGTAATCCGCTCAGCCTGCCCAGCAAGTTCACCTTCGAAAATTATCTCAGCGTATGGCGCAAAGGGAATTTGGGCACTTATTTTTCCAACAGCCTCATCGTCGCCGTGACGACCATCGCTCTGGTGATTCTGTTCAGCGCCATGGCCGCTTTCGTGATTGAGAAGATGCGTTTTAAATGGACTCAAAGCGTGCTGTTCCTGTTCCTGTGCGGCATCATGATCCCGATCCAGGTCGTGCTTATCCCGCTGTTCATTCTGTATAATAAAACGGGGATTATCAACACGCTCACTTCCCTCATTTTGCCCCAGGTAGGATTTGCGCTGCCGATCTCGATCTATTTGTTCGTCAGCTTCTACAAATACATCTCGAACGAGATTATGGAGGCCGCCGTCATGGACGGCTGCGGGATTTACCAGGTGTTCTGGCGAATGATTTTCCCG includes these proteins:
- a CDS encoding carbohydrate ABC transporter permease; its protein translation is MNYSRYSKAILAIISFALLIIQVYPLVWVFISSFKAPTDFSSSNPLSLPSKFTFENYLSVWRKGNLGTYFSNSLIVAVTTIALVILFSAMAAFVIEKMRFKWTQSVLFLFLCGIMIPIQVVLIPLFILYNKTGIINTLTSLILPQVGFALPISIYLFVSFYKYISNEIMEAAVMDGCGIYQVFWRMIFPLSRNTIVTVVVMNLIFIWNEFIFANTFIHDLSSRTLPVGLMDYIGQYGLTDWGATYAAISITTIPTMLVYFIFNKSVISGMTAGATKG